Proteins encoded by one window of Kribbella italica:
- a CDS encoding response regulator transcription factor: MAELSRTVLVVDDAAAVRTVVRWQLESEGYQVLEAADGELALSQIADRRPDLVVLDLSLPKVGGLDVLRRIRQDESDGGEGLPVIVLSGRDGEYDRILGLDLGADDYLVKPFSPGELGARVRSLLRRTRSSASGTATHGPVCLDMSARTVTIHGEAVELTAKEFDLLAFFVAHPGTVFTRAQLLNRVWNSPGWLGQATVTEHVHRLRRKLETGPGRPEWIKTVRGVGYQLEAANG; encoded by the coding sequence GTGGCCGAACTCTCCAGAACCGTTCTCGTGGTCGACGACGCGGCCGCGGTCCGGACGGTCGTGCGCTGGCAGCTGGAGTCCGAGGGGTACCAGGTGCTCGAGGCCGCCGACGGAGAGCTCGCGCTGTCGCAGATCGCCGACCGCCGGCCGGACCTGGTCGTGCTCGACCTGTCGCTGCCGAAGGTCGGCGGGCTCGACGTACTCCGGCGGATCCGCCAGGACGAGAGTGACGGCGGCGAAGGTCTGCCCGTGATCGTCCTGTCGGGCCGCGACGGCGAGTACGACCGCATCCTCGGGCTGGATCTCGGCGCCGACGACTACCTGGTCAAGCCGTTCTCGCCCGGTGAGCTGGGAGCGAGAGTGCGGTCGCTGCTGCGCCGGACCCGCTCCAGCGCGTCCGGTACGGCGACGCACGGGCCGGTGTGCCTCGACATGTCCGCCCGGACCGTCACGATCCACGGCGAAGCGGTCGAGCTGACGGCCAAGGAGTTCGACCTGCTCGCCTTCTTCGTCGCCCACCCGGGGACGGTGTTCACCCGGGCCCAGCTCCTGAACCGGGTCTGGAACAGCCCCGGGTGGCTCGGCCAGGCGACCGTCACCGAGCACGTTCATCGGCTGCGTCGCAAGCTCGAGACCGGCCCCGGCCGGCCGGAGTGGATCAAGACCGTGCGCGGTGTCGGCTATCAGCTGGAGGCCGCCAATGGCTGA
- a CDS encoding LLM class flavin-dependent oxidoreductase, with protein sequence MKLALYLPTFRNHVTVQELADLTDLAEELEFDSVWTLDRVVVPEASDRGELQYSFGMMKEFPTQLPVESRGKWFQGWPLLPWLAARTEKVRIGMSITDTPYRSPGVFAAECATIDHLSGGRLNVGVGSGWMPEEFAASSATDIFPRRHAHVRETIEICQGIWTNETFEYHGEFADFDPCGFGHQPVQKPHPPIYFSGLRDPKRSARRVAKYGLAGWIGIQDTPRELTAWRTAIGGELEELGKSVDDLDLCSMIWFTITDAEVDQTDNGKASNILVGTADQITDMLKRYKEAGLTMPLLWPPFADVPVSKTLDDLKRLKEEIMPKVDAA encoded by the coding sequence ATGAAGCTCGCACTGTACCTGCCGACGTTCCGCAACCACGTGACGGTCCAGGAACTGGCCGATCTCACCGACCTCGCGGAGGAGCTCGAGTTCGACTCGGTCTGGACCCTCGACCGCGTCGTCGTACCGGAGGCGTCCGACCGCGGTGAGCTGCAGTACTCCTTCGGCATGATGAAGGAGTTCCCGACCCAGCTCCCGGTCGAGTCGCGCGGCAAGTGGTTCCAGGGCTGGCCGTTGCTGCCCTGGCTCGCCGCGCGGACGGAGAAGGTCCGGATCGGGATGAGCATCACCGACACGCCGTACCGGTCCCCCGGAGTCTTCGCCGCCGAGTGCGCGACCATCGACCACCTGTCCGGCGGGCGGCTGAACGTCGGCGTCGGGTCGGGCTGGATGCCCGAGGAGTTCGCCGCGTCGAGCGCGACGGACATCTTCCCGCGCCGGCACGCCCACGTGCGGGAGACGATCGAGATCTGCCAGGGCATCTGGACCAACGAGACCTTCGAGTACCACGGGGAGTTCGCCGACTTCGACCCGTGCGGGTTCGGGCACCAGCCGGTGCAGAAGCCGCACCCGCCGATCTACTTCAGCGGCCTGCGCGACCCGAAGCGCTCGGCCCGGCGGGTCGCCAAGTACGGGCTGGCCGGCTGGATCGGGATCCAGGACACCCCGCGCGAGCTCACCGCGTGGCGCACCGCGATCGGCGGCGAACTGGAAGAGCTCGGCAAGTCGGTCGACGACCTCGACCTGTGCAGCATGATCTGGTTCACGATCACCGACGCCGAGGTCGACCAGACCGACAACGGCAAGGCGTCCAACATCCTGGTCGGGACCGCCGATCAGATCACCGACATGCTGAAGCGGTACAAGGAGGCCGGGCTGACGATGCCGCTGCTGTGGCCGCCGTTCGCCGACGTACCGGTCTCGAAGACGCTCGACGACCTCAAGCGCCTGAAGGAAGAGATCATGCCCAAGGTGGACGCGGCCTAG
- a CDS encoding TIGR03619 family F420-dependent LLM class oxidoreductase — MGDQLPLLGFGLPVSGSWATPATMIRVARRAEALGYASLWTFQRVLTPVAAELQDPAGRAADDPAYQAVHDPLVTLAYVAGHTERIGLGTATVCAPFTAPALLAKAMTSLDQLTAGRLTVGLGAGWSPQEYAAAGIPFARRGARMDEYLRCLEALWTQDPVEFAGEFYTVPRSHVGLKPVQRPHPPVLLGGTAEPALRRAGRLAQGWICGSGQDLRRIEEPIATVRAAARAAGRDPEAVRIVVRAVVDLVDEDPGAGRRTFHGTRDQILGDLTGLHARGVTEVFFDLNFSPRVGSPAVDAEAATAEAELVLDALAP, encoded by the coding sequence GTGGGAGACCAGTTGCCGTTGCTCGGGTTCGGGTTGCCGGTGTCGGGGAGTTGGGCGACGCCGGCGACGATGATCCGGGTCGCCCGGCGTGCCGAGGCGCTCGGGTACGCGTCCTTGTGGACGTTTCAGCGCGTTCTCACCCCGGTCGCGGCAGAGCTGCAGGATCCGGCGGGCCGCGCGGCCGACGATCCGGCGTACCAGGCCGTTCATGACCCGCTCGTCACGCTGGCGTACGTCGCTGGGCACACCGAGCGGATCGGGCTCGGGACGGCGACCGTCTGCGCGCCGTTCACCGCGCCCGCGCTGCTGGCCAAGGCGATGACCTCGTTGGATCAGCTGACAGCCGGCCGGTTGACCGTCGGGCTCGGAGCGGGGTGGTCGCCGCAGGAGTACGCCGCGGCCGGCATCCCGTTCGCACGGCGAGGTGCGCGGATGGACGAGTATCTGCGCTGTCTGGAGGCCCTGTGGACACAGGATCCCGTCGAGTTCGCCGGTGAGTTCTACACGGTGCCGCGATCGCACGTGGGTCTGAAACCCGTTCAACGACCGCACCCACCAGTCCTGCTCGGCGGTACGGCGGAACCGGCGCTCCGCCGGGCCGGCCGCCTCGCGCAGGGCTGGATCTGCGGTTCCGGGCAAGATCTGCGCCGGATCGAGGAGCCCATCGCGACAGTGCGTGCCGCCGCGCGGGCGGCCGGACGCGATCCGGAGGCGGTTCGGATCGTCGTACGGGCCGTCGTCGACCTGGTCGACGAGGATCCCGGCGCGGGCCGACGGACGTTCCACGGGACCCGCGACCAGATCCTCGGCGACCTGACCGGGCTGCACGCCCGAGGCGTCACCGAGGTGTTCTTCGACCTCAACTTCTCGCCCCGCGTCGGATCTCCCGCCGTGGACGCGGAGGCGGCGACCGCCGAGGCCGAACTGGTCCTCGACGCCTTGGCGCCCTAG